From the Clostridium cagae genome, the window AGCCTTATATTTCTTGTAATTTTACTAATTATGAACCTTACTACAGTAAAGCTATTTGGTGAAATGGAATTTTGGTTTTCCTTAATTAAAGTTATTGCAATTTTAGCATTAATTATAATTGGTACATTTATGATTATTAAAGGATTTTCTACAGATGCAGGTATATCTAGTTTTACAAACCTTTGGAGTCATAGTGGTTGGTTCCCTAATGGGGTAAGAGGTTTTGTCCTTTCCTTCCCAATGGTTGTATTTGCTTTTACTGGAATAGAATTGGTTGGTTTAACAGCTGGTGAAACTGAAAATCCAGAATATGTTATTCCAAAAGCGATTAACAATATTCCAATTAGAATTATTATTTTCTATATCGGAGCACTTACTGTTATTATGAGTATATACCCATGGAATTCAATTAATCCAGATAAAAGCCCATTTGTGCAGGTATTTGCTGCAGTGGGAATCGCAGCAGCAGCAAGTATTGTAAATTTCGTTGTATTAACATCAGCTGCATCTGCTTGTAACAGTGGTATATTTAGCACAAGCCGTATGGTTTATTCTCTTGCTAAAGAAAATAATGCACCTGAGTCAATGAAAAAATTAACTTCAAATCAAGTACCGTCTAATGCTACAATGTTTTCAGCAGCTGTCATTTTGATTTCAGTTATTCTGAACTATATTATGCCAGAAGGGGTATTTGTACTTATTACAAGTATATCAACATTCTGCTTTATCTTCATTTGGGTAATTATAGTTATATGTCATTTAAGATATCGCAAAACTAATCCTGAACTTGCTACTAAGAGTAAATTTAAAATGCCACTTTATCCAATCATAAATTATATAATTCTAGTATTTTTTGCTTTTGTTATAGTTGTATTGGCACTTAATAATGAAACCCGTGTAGCCATATTTGTAACACCTATATGGTTTATAATACTTGGGGTGATTTACAAGATACTTAAATCAAAAAAGAAAAATGAAGAAAATGCAAAAGGAAATTTAGTATAATTATAGGTTAACTCACTTGCGTTAGACATTTGGACGACGATAGATTAATTATTTAAGAGTTTTGTCTTAAATCTTCAAAAATAATATTAGCGCCATTAAGATAATCATAATCATTATTTGGATCTTTAGTTTTTAATAATGCCCATGTTGCATTATAAAATTTAACTACATATAAAAAATCTAATAGTTTTTTATAATCTTCTTCTTTATAATAACCAAAATATTGTATTAATAAATCTTTCCTACAATTATCATCAAGCAACCACGATATTGTAGCAAGATCCCAAAAAACATCGCCCATGGCTGAATATTCATA encodes:
- a CDS encoding amino acid permease, producing the protein MSENQKLSRGLKNRHVQLLAIGGAIGTGLFLGSGRSIHLAGPSILFAYMITGIICFFIMRALGELLLSNLNYHSFVDFVYDYLGDKAAFITGWTYWFCWISLAMADLTATGLYIQYWFPNIAQWVPSLIFLVILLIMNLTTVKLFGEMEFWFSLIKVIAILALIIIGTFMIIKGFSTDAGISSFTNLWSHSGWFPNGVRGFVLSFPMVVFAFTGIELVGLTAGETENPEYVIPKAINNIPIRIIIFYIGALTVIMSIYPWNSINPDKSPFVQVFAAVGIAAAASIVNFVVLTSAASACNSGIFSTSRMVYSLAKENNAPESMKKLTSNQVPSNATMFSAAVILISVILNYIMPEGVFVLITSISTFCFIFIWVIIVICHLRYRKTNPELATKSKFKMPLYPIINYIILVFFAFVIVVLALNNETRVAIFVTPIWFIILGVIYKILKSKKKNEENAKGNLV